Genomic window (Streptomyces sp. RerS4):
GTCGTCACGCGGAAGGCGCCGTCGGCGGTCTCGCAGCCGCCCTGGCGCAACTCATCGACGTCGATGCTCACTTGGGCGGTGCAGCCGATGGCGCTCGCGATGTCCTCGACCGTGGCGGGCCGGGTGCGCGCCGCCGCGCCGTCGTGGTCCGTCGCCGTGCCGCAGCCCTCGCAGGACAGCGCGACGCCGCACAGTGCGGCGAGGACGAGGAGGACCCGGCGGGTCCTGCGGTGGAGGCGGGGCGGCATGGCGACCTCACGGGCTGATCGGTGGGTGGACCGGGTGGACCGGGTGGACCGGGTGGTGCGGCCGTGGTGCCCGGCGGGGAGGGCCGGGCACCACGGCGGCTGAGGGGGCGGGGGTGGCGAGTGGAGGCTGAGGCGGTTATGAAACCTTCGCCTTCTTGCCCTGGTCCGTGACGGCGAACCAGAGGCCCTGCTTGTTGTGTCCGGCGGTGTCACCCGGCTGCTTGTCACCGGTGAACGAATAGACCGGCCAGCAGTCGATCGTCAATTGTTCCGATCCGTCCGGTCGTTTCACCGAACCGATCAACGCGGCCGGAATTCCGGACACCATGGTCTTGTCGACCGGCTTGGCCGGCTTCCACGTGTCCAGGCAGGAATCGAGACAGCCGATTTTCATCGGCCAGGCACTGTCCTTGTCGAAGCGATAGAGAGTACGGCCCTCGCCATCGGCGACGATGGTTCCGAGTCGGGGATCCTGCCGGGTGGAAAGTCCGGCGCCCATTCCGTTGTGCCCCGCGCCACCGGTATTGCCTCCGGTCCCGGTTTTTCCGGGATTCCCCGGGTCGGCGCCGGTCCCGGCCCCGGCCCCGGTTCCGGCCCCGGTCGACCCGGCCGGGGCCGCCGGCTTTCCGTCCGGGCCCAGCGCGTGCCAGGTGCCGCCGACGCCCTCACCGAGCGTGTCGCCCGCCTTGGTGTCCTTCGCGTACCGGTAGACGGGCCAGCCCCCGAGCGTCAGTTGCCTGGTGCCGTCCGCCCGGGTCACCGAGCCGAGCAGACCAGCCTCGATGCCCGTACCGGCCGTGGCCGCGTCGGCAGGAACCACCGGCCAGGCCTTGGCGCAGTCGCCCTCGCAGGCGGACTTCGGGGGCTTCGCCGTGTCCTTGTCGAACCGGTAGAGCGTGAAACCCTCACCGTCGGTGACCGTGGAGCCGAGGTTCGGGACGTCCCGCACCTGTAGCTCCCCGGCCGCGCCGGCTGCGCCCCCGGCGCCGTTCCCGCCCGCCGGGGAGGCCGCGGAATCGCTTCCGTACGCCGCGTCGGAGCCGGATCCGTACAGCGAATCGAGCCCCTTTCCGGCGCCCGCCGGCCGGACCGCGTCCGATTTTTCCGAGGGCCTGTCGGCGAGACCGCAGCCGGCCGTCAGAAGCAGTACCGCGACCGCCGAACCGGCGCATATCCCACGACGCACTTCCCGCACGATCTCTCCTTCAGGTCGGCTTTGCCATTCCGCTGTCCTCGCCCATTCATACGGGCCCCGGCGCGGCTCGGACCCGTATTCCCCGGAATTTGTCAGATCGCGACAGGAATGAACCCGGGCCCGGTGCGCGGACGTGCGGGCTATTCCTGGATGCGCAGGGCCAGCGCCGGACAGCGTCGGACCGCGCGCAGTGCCTTGGGTCGCAACCGCCCCGGCACCGGCATGGACGCCCGGTCGGGGAAGCCGTCCGTGTCCAGCCGTACGACGTCCGGGAGGATGTCCACGCACAGCCCGTGGCCCTTGCACAGCGTCCAGTCCACGACCAGCCGTTCGGGGCTCTCGTCGCGCGGCAGCGGCAGCGCTCCGAGCACGCGCCGGCCGCATCCGCTGCCGAGGGCGTGGTCGTGGAACTCGTCGGGGAAGGCGGCCAGCGCCGAGGCCACGAAGTGCGAGGTGCCGTCGGGGTGGCTGCACGCCCCCCGGCCCCGCACCGCCCGCAGCCGGGCCTCCACCGCTTCGAGCGCCGGCCGGCCTCCTCCCCGTACGGCGTCCTCCAGTACGTCGGCGAGTCCGGGCAGGCCCCGTACGCAGGGACCGCACTGGCCCGCGGACTCCTTCGCCATCCAGCGGGTCACCCGGGCGACCTCGCCGGCCGGGCAGGTGTCCTCGGGCAGCGGGAGGACCGCCCCGGCCCCGAGCACCGCGCCGAGCGCGGCCAGGGACTGCCGGGACACCTCCGCCGACAGGGCCGCGCCCGGATCGAGCCACCTGCCGTGGTAGCCGCCGACCAGCACGCCCTGTCCGGGCCGGGTCCCGCACAGCTCCAGGATGTACGCCAACGCCACGCCGGTAGGCGTCTCCACGACCGTGGAACCGGCGACGGTCAGCAGGACCGTGCCCGGCTCGGACGGCAGGCCCGCCGTACGGTACTCGGGCGCGCCGAGCCGCGCCGCGACGGCGAGTTGGGCGTACGTCTCGGTGTTCGACAAGAGGGTGGGCGCACCGCCCAGGCCGCGTTCGCTGGTGCGGACCTTCTGCCCGGACGGCAGCGCCGGCCCGCCGCCCAGTCCGCCGACGAGCGCGGTCCCCTCCCCGGTCACGAAACGCTCGGGCAGGCGCACCACCCGCACCTGCCGCCCACCCGGGCCGCGTTCGGCGACGGCGTCACGGACCGACTGTTCCACGTCGGCCCGGGTCACGGCGACCACGACGTCCTCGGCGGCGATCGCGGCGGCGGCCAACAGGGCCCCGTCCAGCACGAGATGCGGGGCGTGCAGCAGCAGGGCGGTGTCCTTGAGGCAACTCGGCTCTCCCTCACTGCCGTTGACGACCACCGCCGTCTGCCCCGCCCGCCCGCGCGCCGCCTGGGTGACGGCGCGCACCTTGCGGGCGAAGGGGAAGCCCGCCCCGCCCCGCCCCCGGAGGTCGATGTCGCCGGCGAGGGCGACCAGGTCGTCGGGGTGGTAGCGGGGGAGCGCGCCGTGCGCGGTCAGGTGCGCGGCGCGGTCCAGTCGGGGCGCCCGGTCCAGCCCGGCCAGCAGCCGGGGCGCGCCCACACAGCCGAGGCCGGGGCGGGGATCGTCGCTCACGCGGACCCCTCCCGGGCGGCGAACCGCTCGGCGGCCCGGGGCGCCGGCACGGTCCCGGACACGCTTCCCGACCAGGGCGGCGGGGCGGCGTGGCCGACACCTGCGCCAGGGCGCGCCCGCCGGGCGCGCCGGGGGTCGGGTCGGCGGTCGCGTCGGCGGTCGGACGGGCTGTCGGAACTGCTGCCGGGCGGCGGTCGGGTCGATCCCGTCGGCCGCGACGCCCACCCTCCGCGACCTGGCCCGGAACGCCAGCACGCCCGCGACGCCGATCAGGCACAGCGCGTACGCCGCCGTCACCCAGGCGTCGGCGGGGCGGCCCGCCTTGAGGCCGTGCACCAGGCAGGCGCCCCACGCCGGGTACGCGCCGATGTGCAGGGCCCGCCACCACAGGGAGCGACCGCGCGTCGCGAAGACACTACGCACCGCACCGGAGACCGCGACGGACACGAAGAGATATCCGGCCAGTGTGCCGAGGCCGATGACGACCGGCCGGTCCGCGTCGGCGAACGGCACCGCGGCGGCCGTCCCGGAGGTCTGGCCCTGCGCGACCTTCACCCAGATGTGCAAGGCGAGGAAGCCCAGCCCCGCCACCGCCAACCCGCGGTGCACGCCCTGGGCCAGCAGCCGGTGCCCCGACCCGAGCACCATCCGGTCGGTGGCCGCCAGTCCCCACAGGACGGTGGCGGTGAGCGAGACGAGCGAGAGCACGCCCGCCCCGTAGTCGAGGAACTCCCACACCCGGGTCAAGGCGCCCGCGCGTGCCGCGACGAGGAGGGAGACCAGCGCCGCGGCGGCGGCGCAGATCACGCTCGGACGCAGCCTGCCGGCGGAGGGGAGCAGGGAGGGCCGCCGGACGGCCCGTTTTCCGGCGGCGGGTGCGGTGGCCGCGTGTCGGCTTCCGCGTCGGGC
Coding sequences:
- a CDS encoding NADH-ubiquinone oxidoreductase-F iron-sulfur binding region domain-containing protein, yielding MPLYQPQMPRSHRARRGSRHAATAPAAGKRAVRRPSLLPSAGRLRPSVICAAAAALVSLLVAARAGALTRVWEFLDYGAGVLSLVSLTATVLWGLAATDRMVLGSGHRLLAQGVHRGLAVAGLGFLALHIWVKVAQGQTSGTAAAVPFADADRPVVIGLGTLAGYLFVSVAVSGAVRSVFATRGRSLWWRALHIGAYPAWGACLVHGLKAGRPADAWVTAAYALCLIGVAGVLAFRARSRRVGVAADGIDPTAARQQFRQPVRPPTRPPTRPPARPAGAPWRRCRPRRPAALVGKRVRDRAGAPGRRAVRRPGGVRVSDDPRPGLGCVGAPRLLAGLDRAPRLDRAAHLTAHGALPRYHPDDLVALAGDIDLRGRGGAGFPFARKVRAVTQAARGRAGQTAVVVNGSEGEPSCLKDTALLLHAPHLVLDGALLAAAAIAAEDVVVAVTRADVEQSVRDAVAERGPGGRQVRVVRLPERFVTGEGTALVGGLGGGPALPSGQKVRTSERGLGGAPTLLSNTETYAQLAVAARLGAPEYRTAGLPSEPGTVLLTVAGSTVVETPTGVALAYILELCGTRPGQGVLVGGYHGRWLDPGAALSAEVSRQSLAALGAVLGAGAVLPLPEDTCPAGEVARVTRWMAKESAGQCGPCVRGLPGLADVLEDAVRGGGRPALEAVEARLRAVRGRGACSHPDGTSHFVASALAAFPDEFHDHALGSGCGRRVLGALPLPRDESPERLVVDWTLCKGHGLCVDILPDVVRLDTDGFPDRASMPVPGRLRPKALRAVRRCPALALRIQE
- a CDS encoding SCO0930 family lipoprotein: MREVRRGICAGSAVAVLLLTAGCGLADRPSEKSDAVRPAGAGKGLDSLYGSGSDAAYGSDSAASPAGGNGAGGAAGAAGELQVRDVPNLGSTVTDGEGFTLYRFDKDTAKPPKSACEGDCAKAWPVVPADAATAGTGIEAGLLGSVTRADGTRQLTLGGWPVYRYAKDTKAGDTLGEGVGGTWHALGPDGKPAAPAGSTGAGTGAGAGTGADPGNPGKTGTGGNTGGAGHNGMGAGLSTRQDPRLGTIVADGEGRTLYRFDKDSAWPMKIGCLDSCLDTWKPAKPVDKTMVSGIPAALIGSVKRPDGSEQLTIDCWPVYSFTGDKQPGDTAGHNKQGLWFAVTDQGKKAKVS